Part of the Brassica oleracea var. oleracea cultivar TO1000 chromosome C8, BOL, whole genome shotgun sequence genome is shown below.
ATGAAATCCAAATCCGACCCCGCCCTAGATTCTTCTTCCATAGGTGGTAGGGTTTGGTCAAAGAAGCAGAGATAGGGCGTCGGTCCTTCAGAATCGATTGACTCCTCCGGTTCTTCGCTAGATCTTACCGCGGAGGTTGAAAACCTTATCCGCGAGGTCGTCGACCTTGCTCCTCCATCCGCTGAGGTAGGTGAGTTTCCTCTGGTGGGCCCTCTTTCGTCGACAGAAGTGGACGAAGTTGCGAACTGGCGAGCGAAGTATCATCTTTCCGATGACGTTGTCATTAGGATTCGGGGTCCTATAGACAGAGTTTCGGACTTCGAGGTTGACGAGGTCCCGGTGAATGAAGGGGTTTTTGAATCGGGCTTTAGAGATTGAGTTCCTTCGCTGGTGGCGAAGGTGTCGGAGGCGCTGGAGATCTCTCTTGGTAAGCTGAATCCCCCTTCCTGGAGAACCTTGATAGCTTTGCAGAACTTAGGCGATCTTGAAAGTCTCACTATCGGGGTCGTCGAGGTTATGTATTCATACGCTATCACCCAACTGAACGGCGGTGAACGAAGATATCACCTGCATCCTCACGGCGGAGAGCTCCCAGTTTAGAAGATTGCGAAGAAAAATAGAAAGCGCATCCCGGCTTTCAATGGTCGCTGGACCGAGAAGTTTGCTTTCATGTACCTCCCGGGTTTCTCCACTGTCTGGTGCACAGCTGGTGGGTAATAAGAGTCGTGAGGGTGATAATGGTATCACGAGACTAACATTTCTTGTTTCCTTTTGCATAGATTCCTAGCATGGATCCATCTTTGGGAGAGAAGACGATCACGCAGGTACTGGAACTCCCCATCGAGTGTCGCCAGGTCCCTTTTCTTGTGAGCAAAGAAGCCTTGGAGCGTTGCAGCATCTGGGGTAAGCTCCGATCTCTCTTTTTGTTTACTGCGAACAATTCGCTGAGATGTATTTGCGTCGTGCTTCAGGTAATATGTTGGGGTCCAATGGTGAAGAGGCGTTGGCAGAGTACAAGAGGGCTTTGGAGGTTATGTCGGCGAAGAAAGCCGCGCCTAAGAAGGCTGCCCTTAGTGAGAAGGATGATGAGGTCCAGTTCATCAAGAGTAACAAGCGTCAGGCTGCGACTGCTCTAGCTTCCTCTTCTAAAAAGAGGTCTCGGGCTTCGGGATCTACCCCGAGGGTTTCTCCATCGTCGTCGAACGATCCAGCCACGGTTTTGGCCAACCTCAACACTAAGGTGTTCTATTCGACACCAGTGATTCTTCCAGAAGAGGATTCTTCAGCTTCCATCCAACTCATCCAGGGTGATCTCCTTCAGGTAACGTGCTGTCCTCCTCTTAATTTCTTCGGGTATCTCGTTTTCTCTAGCTAACGATCGATTTTTTTTTGCAGGCGATGACTCAGCTGTTTCATCTTGGTGAGAGGATGGATGAACATGCTTCGCTCAAAGCTGCCCTGGCTGAGTTGACTTTCCAGCTACGTGAGGAGAAGAACAACGTCCTTGCCAAGGAGAAGGAGATCAAAGATTTGAAGCCTAAGGTGAGGAACCAAGATGAAGCTGGGGCGCTGGCTGCAGCGGAGAATGTGTCCCTGAGGGATCGGTTGGAGCAACGGGAGGAGGAGGTATGCGACTTGAGATGTGTCGCGGAGACCTTTGATGCTGAGAAGACTATGGCGGTGAACGGCGCCATAGTGGTGGCTCGTTGGGAGCTGATGAAGGAGTGGCTCAACCATCAGATGGACAGCTGGGATCTTGAAGGTGCGCTGAAGCAATACAAGATGGTTAAGACCTCTAAAGCTGAGTTCCAAGGGCTCCCTGCTCCTACCTTCGAGGGAGAGCCGTCGATCCCCAGCGGGACTGAGACCAAGAAGACTCCAGAGCCCGTCGCCGATGATCCTCTTGCCTCCTGATCCTTATCTGAACTCTTCAACCCCTTAGGGGTTTCTTTTGTGTTGTATCTGCCCTCTGCGAGGGTTTAAAACTTATCTTCAGGCCTTCGTGCCTTTTATTTTGTAAGACATTGGCCCTGCTGTGGTCCCTTTTTTCTTTTCAAAAAACGCTTTCGGATTTTCAATTTCGTTCTAGCTTCTGCGTAGTGGACCCCTTTGGCCATGCACTAGTTTTGTTTCCGAAGCGGGACTTTTGTTGATGATCTCCTTTCTTGAGAGATAGCAGTTGTGCTTTCTTCATAATTGGAGACTTGGGATTTGGGACTCCGGGGAATAGATCATAGGCATATTTTGAGATATCGGGGTTGCCCCGGACCTGGAGGCTCCGTGAGGTCGTCTCTTTTTTAAGAACCCGGAGATTATTGATGTGCCCGGAGAAATGGGCTCTAATTCTAGAGTTTTTTTAGAATGGACTCTTGGAATCTAGAGAATGATCTCATAATCCGGAGATTGTGTGGAGATTAGAGGTCGTGGAGGAGGAGGAGAGGCTCTCATTGGATCCTTAGATCGCGTTTGGGACCTGGAGGTCCCCATTAGACCACGAGGTCTTTTATCTGGGACCCGGAGGTCTTTTCTCTAGATCCTGGGACTGAGACTGGGGCCCAGAGGCGATGTAGGAATCCAGAGATTCTCTTGTTAGATTCGGAGATCATGGTTAGAACCCGAAGGTTTCTATGGTTGTGATTGGACCCTGAGTTCGCATACGGGTGCAAGGTTGTTCCTTAGATCCGGAGATCGTATCGGGACCCTGATGTACTTGCACCCTGAGGTTGCATGGGAACCCGGAGGTTCTTTAGGGATGTAACGACCCCGATGCGCCCTAGGCTGCACAGGGGTTCTATCCTTTTTACTAGAATCGTATTAGGCCTTTGAGGCCATGTTGGAACCCGGAGGTTTGGATCCGGAGATCGTTTTTTGAAACCCAGAGGTTCTTTGAAGTTGTAATGACCCGATGCACCCTAGGCTGCACTGAGGTTCTAACTTCTTTCGGAACCCTGAGGCCGTATAGGAACCCGTAGGTTCTTCCTTAGACCCTGAGATCTTTGATTGGAACCTGAAGGCTATAGGGGAACCCGGAGGTTCTTCCTTAGATTTTATACGTAGGACCTGGAATCGTTTGGGGAACCTTGGGTTTCCTCTTTAGATCGGGGGCTCGCATAGAGACCCGGAGTTCCTTGGGAACACAGAATGTTTTGCTTTTCGCAGGGACCGTACCCCTTCTTCCTAGGCAATACTACTACCAGTACCTGTTTGGATTTCGCATTCTGCCGCTCGGAAGCTGGCCACTATCGAGTTCCTGTGCTGTATTCTACTTCTGCAGGAAGTCAATGACATGCTTTGAGGGTGCTGGTGTGGGTGTTATGACCCAAGTGCCAGGCTTACTCTGCTTTCCACGTCTGGAGAAGCAGGATTTAGAGATCTCCCTGTATTTCACAGTAATTTTTCAATGAGTATATACCATGTGTTCCCTGTATCGTGTAGCTCGTAGCGTTTTAATACATGTACTTTTCACATTGGTACTCTGGGGACCCTGATGCACCTTAGGCTTCACAGGGGTTTTAGGTAATTTTGACAGCATACTCAGGCTTGCGCATACCCATTCCTGCTTTATGTCTCATACCCGTTTTGATTCTTTGTGGGCGTGCCACTGTGGTCATGCCACTTTTATGAGGGTTGGCCAGGATCGGAGGTCTCCGGCCTCTCTTTTTTCGTCGAGCAGGTCAAGGCTTAGCGCCAACAGCTCGTTGTTTTCCTCCTGAGAGGTAGATCCGGAGACCGTTGTTCTTACGCGCACCTCTGTAGGTACAATTGCCTCAGAGCCGTAGACTAGCGAGTAGGGGGTTTCCCCTGTTGTTGTCTTTAGAGTGATCCGGTAGGCCCAGAGGACTTCGTGTAGTTCTTTTACCCACTTCCTGTGAGAGCCCTCCAGTCGCTTTTTAAGCATGTTGACCACTGTTTTGTTTGTGGACTCGGCTTGTCCGTTAGACTGGGGGTGTCGAGGTGTGGCGAAAGTTAGTTTTATGCCCCAGTTCTGCAGAACTCCTTGAAGTAGTGGCTCGTGAACTGGGGTCCATTGTCGGTGACGATCTCGTGGGGGACCCCAAAGCGAGTGATTACGTAGGTCCACAGGAACTTGCGGATCTGGAGGTATGTTATGCGGCTGAGCGCTTCTGCTTCGACCCATTTAGAGAAGTAGTCAGTGACTATCAGAAGGAAGACCTTCTGCCCCGGATCCATAGGGAATTTCTCTACTATATCCATGCCCCACTTTCTGAAGGGCCATGGTGAGTTTATGGACTTGAGGTTCTCCGGGGGAAGGTTGGAGACTGGAGCGTGCCTTTGACATTGGTCGCAGTGCTTGGCTTGTCTGTCGGCGTCAGCGGCCATCGTGGGCCCGTAGTAACCAGCCCTTCTGGCTCTGAGCACCAGGCTTCTACCGCTAGAGTGGGATCCACAATCTCCTTCATGTAGTTCTACAAGGATTCTAGCGGCTTCTCGGGGTGTGACACACCTCAGGTATGGGCCAGACAAAGATCTCTGGTACAGCTTCTCCTGGGAGATACAGTACCTCGCGGCTTGCTTCTTGATCTTTCTGGCCTCGCTGCTGTCTTCTGGGAGGGTGTCGGCCTCCAGGTACCAGATTAAGGGGGTCATCCAGGTTTCGCTTTCTTCGACAGAGGAGACCTCCTCTGATGGGGGTTCCTCTAGGGTTGCTGGCCATTGAAGCACGAGCAGAGGGATATTCATCTGGCTTCTCGTTTCAAGGGCGGACCCTAGATTAGCCAGGGCATCGGCTTGTGAGTTCTGTCCACAGGGGATTTGAGTGAGTTTGCAGCTCTTGAACTTCTTGATTGGTCGCTGAGCGACCGCCAGATACTGGATCATGCTGTCGTCTTTTGCTTGATACTCCCCCTGTACCTGGTTAATTATTAGCTAAGAGTCACCGAAGACCTGGATGTTCTCTGCCCCCATTTGGTGAGCGAGGTTTAGGCCTGCGATTAGGGCCTCATACTCGCTTTCGTTGTTGGTTGCTTTGAAGTTGCATCTCACGGGCCTTGAGGCTGTATTCCCCGTTGGCGAGGTAAGCACTATCCCTACTCCAGCTCCTCTGACGTTGCTGGATCTATCAACGTGTAGGATCCATTCTCCTTCTTCCTTAATTTTGCCTTTGAGGCGTATCTCCTGCTCCAGAGTTGGGAGCAAGGCAGGGGAGAATTCAGCCATGAAGTCTGCTAGGACCTGTGACTTTATAGCCATGGCGGGTCAAAATATTACGTCGTACTCCCCTAGTTCCACGGTCCATTCGGCTAGGCGTCCGGAGACTTCTGGTTTGTGGAGGACCAACTTTACAGGGAAGGAGGTAACAACCACGATTGGATGAGCCTGGAAGTAGGGTCGGATCTTGCGAGCAGCGACTATCAGGGCTAAGGCCAGCTTTTCGAGGTGGCTGTAGCGGGTCTCCGCGTCCAGGAGGGCCTTGCTTACAAAGTATATTGGTAACTGCTTGTTCCCCTCCTCGCGAACTAAGACGGCGCTCACGGCGTGTTCGGAGACTGCTAGATATAGCAGCAGGACTTCACCGAGTAGTGGCTTGGACGCGAGAGGAGGAGTGGTAAGATACGATTTTAGCTCTTGGAGAGCGGATTCGCATTCTCCCGTCCACTGGAAATCCTTCGGATTCTTGAGAGTTCCGAAAAAGGTGTGAGATTTGTTGGAGAGTCTGGAGATGAATCTGCTCAAGGCTGCCATCCTTCCCGTTAGCTTTTGAACCTCCTTGAAGTTCTTCGGGGAATGGATTGAATGAATGGCCCTGATTTGCTACGGGTTGGCTTCGATGCCCCGGTGGGTTATGATGTACCCGAGGAACTTGCCAGAACTGACCCTATATGAGCATTTAGCCGGGTTGAGCTTCATGTTATATTTCCTGAGGGTGNNNNNNNNNNNNNNNNAAGTCAATGCAGACTCTCCACTTCCCGTTCTTTTTCTTGACTACGACGACGTTGGCTAGCCACTCTGGGTACTGCACCTCATGAATGAACCCTGCGCCGAGCAGGCTCTTGACTTCATCGTTGATGATCGCATCTCTCTCAGGGGCAAACTTCCGTCTCTTTTGTCTGACGGGTTGATGTAGCGGTTCCACCTGCAGCTTATGCATGATGATCTCTGGATCGATCCCAGGTATATCTGCGTGTGACCAAACGAAGCAGTCGGAGTTAGACCTGAGGAAGTCTATCAGCCTTTTTCTCAATCCTTCGGTTAGCTTGGAACCGACCTTGAGATGCCGGGTCTGATCACAATCGGTTAATGGCACCTCATCCATTTCTTCTACCTCCGGTTCCTCGGTGTGATGAGGTTTGCTCTGTAATTGCTATAAGACCTTGGTCTTTCCTTTCAGAGTGGTCTGATAGCAGGCGCGGGAATATTCTTGATCCCCTCTGATCGCCTTTATCCCCCAGGGCGTAGGGAACTTCACCATTTGGAAGGTTTGCTCTATAATTGCTATAAGACCTTGGTCTTCCCCTTCGGAGTGGTCTGATAGCAGGAGTGGGAATATTCTTGATCCCCTCTGATCGCCTTTATCCCCCAGGGCGTAGGGAACTTCACCATTTGGTGAAGAGTCGAGGGGACGGCCCCCATTCCGTGGATCCAGGGCCGTCCTAAGATTATGTGGTAAGACGAATTGCAATCTACCACGAGGAACTTGGTTGACATGTTAACTCCTTTCAGCGGTTTGTTTGACCTCCCCGCTGAACCCTATAAGGGGAGTTATCCTCCGAGTTAGAGCGCCTTCCTCCAGCCCCAGGTCCTTATATGCGGCCTGGAAGATGATGTTGCCTGAGCTTCCATTATCTACCAGTATCCTTTTTACCAGGCAGTTCGCTACAGTGAGCAAGATAACCAGGCGTCGTGGTGAGGAGTGAGGACTCTCTCCTGCTCCTTGGCCGTGAAACTTATCTCGTCCGATCCTAGGAGCAGGCGTTTTTGCTTAGCTGCCTCTAGGCCATGCTTGGCGTTCCAGGTTCTTTTCTTCGCGACTGCATGGCTAATGCCGCTGATTTCCGAACCGCCCAAGATGATATGGATCACTCGGTTCCGTCGCGGTGGCGAGACGGGAGCAGCTTCAGTGGGCTTACCCGTTGTCTCCTTGCTTAGATGGCTCTTGGCCTTCTCGGAAAGTAACTCCTTGAGGTGCCCATTCCTAAGCAGCTCGTTGACCTCACTCTTTAGTGCGACGCAGTCCTCCGTTTTGTGACCGTGGTCTCGGTGGAAGTCGCACCTGAAGCCCGGGTTTCGGAAAGAGTCGAGGGCTTTCATCTTCTGAGGCCACTTGACCTGCTGGAAAATCTGCCTCAGAACATTGATAAGCTCCGGCCTTGAGACGGAGAGGTGAGAGATGTCTGGCCACGTGGACACTGCCATCCCTTCTGCCTTCTCAATTGGCCGGTTCTGGTACCTGCCCTGGTTTCGATTCCCGGAGTCCCTAGCTGGTCTTTGAGAGGGTTTCTTGTCTCGCTCGGTTCGGTCTGGTCTGGTCGTCTTGAGATCTTGCTTTTGTTGCGCCTTGGCATGGCTGGCGACGTCTTTCTCCCGTTTGACCTACGCCCAGGCTCGAGATAGGACGTCTTCCATGGTTTTGCACTGGTATTTGGTCAGCTCCTTGTAGAGGTCACCGTCGGGGAGCAGACGCCTCTTGAAAGCAGAGATAGCAGTGGGGATACTGCATTCGAGGATAACCACCTTTTCTTGATTGAAGCGGGCTATGTATCCTCTCAGGGGTTCCGCTCGGTGCTGGAGGATTTTGTAGAGACTGTTAGAGGTTTTCTCCAGGTCCCTGCTGCTGGCGAATTTCTCCACGAACTTTTCGCTGAGAACCGCGAAGGAGGCTATGGACCTGGAGGGTAAGTTGATATCCCATTGTAGAGCAGGTCCGGTCAGAGTGGAGCCGAAACCTTTGCACATGGTAGCTTCGCGTGACCCTTTTGGGAGTGCTACGGCGAGCATCCTCTGTCTGTATTGGGTGACGTGGTCATTCGGATCAGTGGTGCTGTTATACCTCTTTATGCTGGGGAAAGAGAACTTCCTAGGCATCTCGATCAAGGCGATCTCATCCGTGAAGGGAGTATCAGCGTAGGAATCGGGGTTGCTCTTCCGTATGGGGGGAGCTACCCCTGGGAGTCTCTCCATCATGGATTGCATGGCGTCGAGCCTATCGGAGAACATCTGGTGAAGGTGAGTGATCATAGGAGACTCCGCTCTTGCTGCTCCGTCTGATGCTTCCTTAGCAGGCTCGGGTTTCAAGTCGCGGTCCTCCCCGTCATAGGTATGAGCGTCGTTGGCCTTCTCTTGCGTAGATGCTTCTCCTCCTGGCGCCGCAGTCGGGAGACTCGCGCCTGTCCCGGAGTTAAGTGTTTCCAGAGGTGGCATAGGGTGAACCTGAGTCCGGAATCGACGCTTCTTGTTGCTCGCTGCGTTAAGGGCTTGGTTCTCGTCTCGGAGGGTAAGATTCTCCGATTCGAGCTGGCTGAGCTTCTCGGCGCTCTGCTCCAGTTGCTTGGAGTGTTCGTTGGGTTTTTCCTTCAGGATCTGAAACTCCAAGGACAACTCGGGATTGGTCTCTTCCTGAGCTCTATATAACCCGGTTACTTAACCTTGCAGGTCATCGATTTGTCTTTGGAGTTCAGCCTCTCTCTGGGTAGCTTCAGGTAGCTCGTCGTGCTCGTCCACCGCCATTATCACGTAGTTTAGATTACTCCCCGCCTTCTAGCGCCAAACTGTTAGGGGATTTTTGTGTAGGATCTTTGTGAGTACCACGAAACGATGGACAAGACTGGTGTTTGTATTGATTTTGAGAGATGTAGTAGAAACAACGACTTGAAGAGACGTTTTATTGAGTAGACAAACTAGGATTACAATGATTTGAGTAAGAACCCTAATTCTAGCCGTCTAGCCCTAGTCTCCAAGTGTTGAAGTGTCGATCCTTTGCTTTAGGGTTTGGGTTCCCCTTATATAGTCTTCCTAAGGCGGGCCTTAGTCGGTTGGAGCAGGTTAAACTCTTCCATATTCTGAAATATGGAAGGTTCTCCTTATCGGAAGTTTTCCATTTCCCGGAGGAAGGGGGCGATCCTGGGACCGGACCCGGAAAACTCAACAGCGGGGAACCGGGGTTCCTTCTAGCGGGGATCCTGGGAAATGGGGTTCCTTCTAGCGGGGATCCAGAGGCCGGTGTCCTGCCTGGGGTCTGGAGGAATTCAATACCTGAGTATTTCTCCCCAACAGAATCCTCAATTCGTTTTTCTCAATTTGTCGGGTCTCCTCGCGTAAATTCGCCGATGATCTTCGTCTTGCGACTTACGATGCTAAGAAGGCCTGGGCCGAAAATTATTTAGATGTGTTGGTGTCTTTGAAGGAGAAGTGGGAGAAGAAGAAGGCTGCGGCTGACTGTGAAACTCGTCTTAAATAAGTTATGGCTAACATCGATCTTCTGAAGGAGATAATGAACAATAACCTGCTGGCTTCGGATGAGTTGTTGCATCTTCGAGCGAAGGAGGTCGAGCTCAGGACCGAATTTGACGTGACGGCGGTGTCGGACTTCTCTGTTGGGAGGCTGGATCTTCCTTAGATCTCGGAAGATTTACTGGAGGAATTCTTCGCGAAAGTTCCTTCTGAGGTGAATGAATCGGGTGACGTGGCAAAGCGCGCAGGTGACCAGTTCGAGCATGGTGAATTTGACGCCGAAGAGTAGTTTCAGAGATTCACGTTTTGCTTTTGTTTTTTTTTTCATTCTGTTTTTGTTGCATTATTTTTTCGTTCTCATGTGGGATGATCTTTTGAAGCCGTGGATCGAGTTGTTGTAGATACTTTTATCGACGTATGTTTGGTATGACAAAAGATTTTGTTAATGAGCTTGGTAGTGTTTCTGTCCTCCAGACAGGTCGCGATTAAGCGTTCGCGTGCTGTCTTTTTCCGAATTTTTGGGCTGATCGGTCTCTTTAGTAGTTCCGGACTTTGACCATCTTATTCTTTCACTTAAGTTTGGGGATTTTACTGAAGGGAGTCTTCGTATTTGGATTGTATTGGGGAGGGGAAGCTCTGTTGAGGTCTTCTAAGGTGCAGATTGCTACCGTGATATCGATGCACACTTTTCCTTCGGTCTGACCTTCGATTTTGTTGGGGATATTGCGTTTTGGTCCCCATGAAATCATGTCGACTCTTTTCTTTGGCGCTGGAGGTGGAGAGCTAGGTGATTCAAGCTCGGTTTCCCTATTTATGTTATTCGTAGAGCCATTAATTTTCCGGTTGGTTTTCTTTGTTATCTTCGATGGTTTCATTATTTTCATTTTGACTTCGTTATGTTCGACATTCCTCGGTCGAATGACCCTTCCGATTATGGAAGGCACATAATTTGTTGAGATCGTACGTCGGCGATTTGTATTCCGGCGAATTGTTTATCGCATAGGAGTTCTGCCCTTTAGTTGCTGGTTCTTTAGGGGCATTAGTCTTTTTGGCGGCGTTATTTTTGTTCGCGCTGTACTGTTTCTTTAAAGCAACGACCTCTTCTTCGTGGGTTGCGAAGTAGGAGGCTCGGTGTAGGGCGTTGTCCAACGACATAGGTGCTCGTACCGCCATTTTTTCTCTGAATTTGGATGAGAACCAGACGCCATTCTTTAGTGCTGCCAAGGCCAAAACTTCGTTCGGATGTGAAGTATTGGCCTTGATTTCTTGTTTATGTACACTCTTTGCTGTTCGAAGGGTGCTTGCTTGAGATTCCAGAGAT
Proteins encoded:
- the LOC106308522 gene encoding uncharacterized protein LOC106308522; the encoded protein is MIQYLAVAQRPIKKFKSCKLTQIPCGQNSQADALANLGSALETRSQMNIPLLVLQWPATLEEPPSEEVSSVEESETWMTPLIWYLEADTLPEDSSEARKIKKQAARYCISQEKLYQRSLSGPYLRKWVKELHEVLWAYRITLKTTTGETPYSLVYGSEAIVPTEVRVRTTVSGSTSQEENNELLALSLDLLDEKREAGDLRSWPTLIKVA